The proteins below are encoded in one region of Oncorhynchus gorbuscha isolate QuinsamMale2020 ecotype Even-year linkage group LG01, OgorEven_v1.0, whole genome shotgun sequence:
- the LOC124046111 gene encoding popeye domain-containing 2-like isoform X1, with the protein MSADNSTLLETVFNGHPPCDGWTNNTEGAFYHLGNTVLFLGYMGGSGAYGSLFIFGFLTPAFTCLALWGWMTMCGVDVFTWNLLLLVACVLQICHLIYRLQQDGLASEELLALYSAIYLPLDVPVQVFKDIVGACENKVLALRVEETYAVEGKTPINQLSFLLSGRIRVSLEGQFLHYIFPLQFLDSPEWESLRPNEEGNFQVTLTAETDCRYISWRRRRLYMLLSKDRYITRLFSVMLGSDIANKLYSLNDKLFAKSGVRLDIRLPSLYHVLAPSPPGSEGEVCSGSGSAKDRVDPVEQQEAAVVDVVPVPAYQKSEPPTPPNPRLQIQEKSPNPSTASPHQPQGSHPQRQPWPSDMEMVSGEDSTSLVLEDFADMTGSLMDYGSERDYLR; encoded by the exons ATGAGTGCAGACAACTCCACCCTGTTGGAGACAGTTTTCAACGGCCATCCACCATGTGATGGCTGGACCAACAACACAGAGGGGGCCTTCTACCACCTGGGCAACACCGTCTTGTTCCTGGGGTACATGGGGGGCAGCGGTGCCTACGGCTCCCTGTTCATCTTTGGCTTCCTGACGCCTGCCTTCACCTGCCTGGCCCTGTGGGGCTGGATGACCATGTGTGGGGTGGATGTGTTCACCTGGAACCTGCTGCTGCTGGTGGCCTGTGTGCTCCAGATCTGCCACCTCATATACAGGCTGCAACAGGATGGTTTGGCCAGCGAGGAGCTGTTGGCCCTCTACTCAGCcatctacctgcccctggacgTGCCCGTACAGGTGTTCAAAGACATTGTGGGGGCCTGTGAGAACAAGGTGCTGGCCCTAAGAGTAGAGGAGACGTATGCAGTGGAGGGCAAGACGCCCATCAACCAGCtatcctttctgctgtcagggag GATCCGAGTGTCTCTAGAAGGACAGTTCCTCCATTACATCTTCCCACTCCAGTTCCTGGACTCTCCTGAGTGGGAGTCTCTCAGACCCAATGAGGAGGGGAACTTTCAG GTGACCCTGACGGCGGAGACGGACTGCCGCTACATCTCGTGGCGCCGGCGCCGCCTTTACATGCTGCTGTCCAAGGATCGCTACATCACCCGCCTCTTCTCCGTCATGCTGGGCAGCGACATTGCCAACAAGCTCTACTCACTCAATGATAAGCTCTTTGCCAAGAGCGGTGTGCGCCTCGACATCCGCCTGCCCAGTCTCTACCATGTCCTGGCCCCCTCACCCCCGGGCAGCGAGGGTGAGGTTTGTAGCGGCAGTGGTAGTGCAAAGGACCGGGTAGACCCAGTTGAGCAGCAGGAGGCAGCAGTGGTGGATGTGGTCCCGGTGCCTGCCTACCAGAAGTCAGAGCCTCCAACACCCCCGAACCCACGGCTGCAGATACAAGAGAAGTCCCCCAACCCATCAACTGCAAGCCCCCACCAACCCCAAGGCTCACACCCCCAGCGCCAGCCCTGGCCTTCAGACATGGAGATGGTCTCTGGTGAGGACTCCACCAGCCTGGTCCTGGAGGACTTCGCTGATATGACCGGGTCCTTAATGGATTATGGGAGTGAGAGGGATTATTTGAGGTAG
- the LOC124046111 gene encoding popeye domain-containing 2-like isoform X2 yields MSADNSTLLETVFNGHPPCDGWTNNTEGAFYHLGNTVLFLGYMGGSGAYGSLFIFGFLTPAFTCLALWGWMTMCGVDVFTWNLLLLVACVLQICHLIYRLQQDGLASEELLALYSAIYLPLDVPVQVFKDIVGACENKVLALRVEETYAVEGKTPINQLSFLLSGRIRVSLEGQFLHYIFPLQFLDSPEWESLRPNEEGNFQVTLTAETDCRYISWRRRRLYMLLSKDRYITRLFSVMLGSDIANKLYSLNDKLFAKSGVRLDIRLPSLYHVLAPSPPGSEGEVCSGSGSAKDRVDPVEQQEAAVVDVVPVPAYQKSEPPTPPNPRLQIQEKSPNPSTASPHQPQGSHPQRQPWPSDMEMVSGGENAGTLPMRYQRGRAPLAPTDTPKL; encoded by the exons ATGAGTGCAGACAACTCCACCCTGTTGGAGACAGTTTTCAACGGCCATCCACCATGTGATGGCTGGACCAACAACACAGAGGGGGCCTTCTACCACCTGGGCAACACCGTCTTGTTCCTGGGGTACATGGGGGGCAGCGGTGCCTACGGCTCCCTGTTCATCTTTGGCTTCCTGACGCCTGCCTTCACCTGCCTGGCCCTGTGGGGCTGGATGACCATGTGTGGGGTGGATGTGTTCACCTGGAACCTGCTGCTGCTGGTGGCCTGTGTGCTCCAGATCTGCCACCTCATATACAGGCTGCAACAGGATGGTTTGGCCAGCGAGGAGCTGTTGGCCCTCTACTCAGCcatctacctgcccctggacgTGCCCGTACAGGTGTTCAAAGACATTGTGGGGGCCTGTGAGAACAAGGTGCTGGCCCTAAGAGTAGAGGAGACGTATGCAGTGGAGGGCAAGACGCCCATCAACCAGCtatcctttctgctgtcagggag GATCCGAGTGTCTCTAGAAGGACAGTTCCTCCATTACATCTTCCCACTCCAGTTCCTGGACTCTCCTGAGTGGGAGTCTCTCAGACCCAATGAGGAGGGGAACTTTCAG GTGACCCTGACGGCGGAGACGGACTGCCGCTACATCTCGTGGCGCCGGCGCCGCCTTTACATGCTGCTGTCCAAGGATCGCTACATCACCCGCCTCTTCTCCGTCATGCTGGGCAGCGACATTGCCAACAAGCTCTACTCACTCAATGATAAGCTCTTTGCCAAGAGCGGTGTGCGCCTCGACATCCGCCTGCCCAGTCTCTACCATGTCCTGGCCCCCTCACCCCCGGGCAGCGAGGGTGAGGTTTGTAGCGGCAGTGGTAGTGCAAAGGACCGGGTAGACCCAGTTGAGCAGCAGGAGGCAGCAGTGGTGGATGTGGTCCCGGTGCCTGCCTACCAGAAGTCAGAGCCTCCAACACCCCCGAACCCACGGCTGCAGATACAAGAGAAGTCCCCCAACCCATCAACTGCAAGCCCCCACCAACCCCAAGGCTCACACCCCCAGCGCCAGCCCTGGCCTTCAGACATGGAGATGGTCTCTG GAGGGGAAAACGCTGGGACTCTACCAATGCGATACCagagaggaagagctcctctggcTCCCACGGACACCCCTAAGCTGTGA